One Elaeis guineensis isolate ETL-2024a chromosome 10, EG11, whole genome shotgun sequence genomic window carries:
- the LOC105059925 gene encoding histone H2AX, which produces MSSTASTKGGRGKPKSSKSVSRSQKAGLQFPVGRIARFLKAGKYAERVGAGAPVYLSAVLEYLAAEVLELAGNAARDNKKSRIVPRHIQLAVRNDEELSKLLGTVTIANGGVLPNIHQTLLPKKAGKEKGDLGSASQEF; this is translated from the exons ATGAGTTCCACAGCTTCTACCAAGGGAGGCAGGGGCAAGCCCAAGTCCTCAAAGTCCGTCTCTCGGTCCCAGAAGGCCGGCCTCCAGTTCCCCGTCGGCCGGATCGCCCGCTTCCTCAAGGCTGGGAAATACGCCGAGCGCGTTGGCGCCGGTGCCCCCGTCTACCTCTCCGCTGTCCTTGAGTACCTTGCGGCTGAG GTTCTGGAGTTGGCTGGGAATGCTGCGAGGGACAACAAGAAGAGTAGAATCGTTCCAAGGCATATACAGCTTGCAGTGAGGAATGATGAGGAGCTGAGCAAGCTTCTGGGGACTGTTACAATTGCCAATGGCGGTGTTTTGCCTAATATCCATCAGACTCTGTTGCCTAAGAAAGCAGGGAAGGAGAAGGGAGATCTTGGTTCTGCATCGCAGGAGTTCTAG